In a genomic window of Gloeocapsopsis dulcis:
- the rimO gene encoding 30S ribosomal protein S12 methylthiotransferase RimO, with protein MGDKPTIAISHLGCEKNRIDTEHMLGLLVEAGYGVDTNEELADYVIVNTCSFIQAAREESVRTLVELADAGKKIVIAGCMAQHFKHELMEELPEAVAVVGTGDYHKIVNVIHRVAEGERVQEVTSEPTYIADETTPRYRTTTEGVAYLRVAEGCDYRCAFCIIPHLRGNQRSRSIESIVAEAEQLAAQGVQEIILISQITTNYGVDIYGEPRLAELLQALGKVNIPWVRMHYAYPTGLTPKVIEAIQATPNVLPYLDLPLQHSHPETLRAMNRPWQGRVNDGIIERIKQAIPQAVLRTTFIVGFPGETEEHFEHLLQFVQRHEFDHVGVFTFSPEEGTPAYSLPNQLPQEVMEARRDAVMEIQQPISWRKNQQEVGKVIDVLIEQENPETGDLVGRSARFSPEVDGLVYVQGAARLGSLVPVKITDADIYDLYGQIAINN; from the coding sequence ATGGGTGATAAGCCAACAATTGCGATTTCTCATTTGGGCTGCGAGAAAAACCGAATCGATACGGAACACATGCTAGGGCTTCTAGTTGAAGCTGGCTATGGTGTAGATACAAATGAAGAACTAGCAGATTATGTCATAGTGAATACCTGCAGCTTTATTCAAGCCGCGCGGGAAGAATCTGTACGAACTTTGGTAGAACTAGCAGACGCTGGAAAAAAAATTGTAATTGCGGGCTGTATGGCGCAACACTTTAAGCACGAGCTAATGGAAGAGTTGCCTGAAGCAGTAGCAGTGGTGGGAACGGGTGACTATCACAAAATAGTCAATGTGATTCATCGAGTAGCAGAAGGAGAACGAGTTCAAGAAGTTACTTCAGAACCGACTTATATTGCTGACGAGACAACACCACGTTATCGAACAACAACTGAAGGTGTAGCTTACCTACGTGTTGCTGAGGGATGTGATTACCGCTGTGCGTTTTGCATTATTCCACATTTGCGAGGAAATCAGCGATCGCGCTCGATTGAATCAATCGTGGCAGAAGCAGAACAATTAGCAGCGCAAGGTGTCCAGGAAATTATCTTAATTTCGCAGATTACAACAAATTACGGTGTCGATATTTATGGAGAACCGCGATTAGCAGAACTGTTGCAAGCACTAGGTAAAGTTAATATTCCTTGGGTACGGATGCACTACGCCTATCCTACAGGACTGACGCCAAAAGTCATTGAAGCGATTCAAGCAACACCTAATGTTTTACCCTATTTAGATTTGCCGTTACAGCACTCACATCCAGAAACCTTGCGTGCTATGAATCGTCCTTGGCAAGGGCGAGTTAACGATGGAATTATCGAACGCATCAAGCAAGCAATTCCGCAGGCGGTGCTACGAACAACATTTATCGTTGGATTTCCTGGAGAGACTGAAGAACATTTTGAGCATCTACTACAGTTTGTCCAGCGTCATGAATTCGATCACGTAGGAGTCTTTACGTTCTCTCCAGAAGAAGGAACTCCGGCGTATAGTTTGCCAAATCAGTTACCACAAGAAGTTATGGAAGCACGACGAGATGCGGTAATGGAAATTCAGCAACCGATTTCGTGGCGTAAAAATCAACAGGAAGTCGGCAAAGTGATAGATGTGCTGATCGAGCAAGAAAATCCAGAAACGGGAGATTTGGTAGGACGTTCTGCCCGATTCTCTCCAGAAGTCGATGGTTTAGTTTACGTTCAGGGTGCAGCCAGGCTAGGTTCTCTGGTACCAGTCAAGATTACCGATGCCGATATTTACGACCTCTATGGTCAGATTGCCATTAATAACTAG
- a CDS encoding DEAD/DEAH box helicase yields the protein MNFSFESLGLSEARIRHLEKIGFTTATNIQAQAIPHLLAGRDVVGQSQTGTGKTAAFSLPILERIDPNQRSVQALILTPTRELAVQVREAISSFVGDQNVRVAAIYGGQSIDRQMLQLKRGVQIVVGTPGRVIDLINRGSLQLNQINWMVLDEADEMLSMGFIDDVERILQTAPTERQTALFSATMPSTIRQLVTKFLRSPVTVTVEQPKAAPTRINQVAYLVPRHWSKARALQPILALEDPESALIFVRTRKTAAELTNQLQAAGYSADEYHGDLTQQARERLLMRFRNKQVRWVIATDIAARGLDVEDLTHVINYDLPDSVETYVHRIGRTGRAGKEGTAISLVQPFERRKQQLIERHVRQSWKVLSIPTRAQIEARHLEKLQRQVQEVLSGERLASFLPIVRDLSNEYDVHAIAAAALQMAYDSSRPAWMQSEAATMEPEKSSAPKPVLRSPRSQSVSKNS from the coding sequence ATGAATTTTTCCTTTGAAAGCTTGGGTCTTTCAGAAGCACGTATTAGACATTTAGAAAAAATTGGATTTACAACAGCGACAAATATTCAAGCGCAAGCGATTCCCCACTTACTAGCAGGGCGCGATGTTGTGGGACAATCTCAAACTGGTACCGGAAAAACAGCCGCATTTTCTTTGCCAATTCTAGAGCGCATCGATCCCAACCAAAGATCAGTGCAGGCTTTGATCCTGACACCAACACGAGAGTTAGCGGTGCAGGTAAGAGAAGCGATTTCAAGCTTTGTTGGCGATCAAAACGTCCGTGTAGCAGCAATTTATGGTGGTCAATCAATTGACCGACAAATGTTGCAATTAAAGCGTGGCGTCCAAATTGTTGTCGGTACACCTGGACGAGTCATTGATCTCATCAACCGAGGTAGCTTACAGCTTAATCAAATCAATTGGATGGTATTAGATGAAGCCGATGAAATGCTGAGCATGGGCTTTATTGACGACGTTGAAAGGATTTTACAAACTGCACCGACGGAACGGCAAACAGCGTTGTTCTCCGCAACGATGCCATCAACAATTCGGCAATTAGTAACGAAGTTTTTGCGATCGCCTGTAACAGTAACAGTCGAACAACCAAAAGCTGCACCAACACGAATTAATCAAGTCGCTTACTTAGTTCCGCGCCATTGGAGTAAAGCACGGGCGTTGCAACCTATTTTGGCGCTTGAAGATCCGGAATCAGCTTTAATCTTTGTGCGCACCAGAAAGACAGCTGCTGAACTAACGAATCAATTACAAGCAGCCGGTTACAGTGCAGATGAGTACCACGGCGATCTCACTCAGCAAGCGCGAGAAAGACTGTTAATGCGCTTCCGTAATAAGCAAGTGCGCTGGGTAATTGCCACTGATATTGCGGCGCGTGGTTTGGATGTAGAAGATTTGACGCACGTCATCAACTACGACTTACCCGATAGTGTCGAAACGTATGTGCACCGCATTGGACGTACTGGACGTGCAGGTAAAGAAGGAACTGCGATTTCGTTGGTACAACCATTTGAACGACGCAAGCAGCAACTAATCGAACGTCACGTTCGCCAGAGTTGGAAGGTGCTTTCGATTCCTACAAGAGCACAAATTGAAGCACGTCATCTCGAAAAACTGCAACGTCAAGTGCAAGAGGTACTTTCTGGAGAACGTTTAGCTTCGTTCTTACCAATTGTGCGCGATTTAAGTAATGAATACGACGTACACGCGATCGCTGCAGCAGCACTACAGATGGCGTACGATTCGAGTCGTCCCGCTTGGATGCAGTCAGAAGCCGCAACAATGGAACCTGAAAAATCATCGGCACCCAAACCAGTTTTGCGTTCACCGCGATCGCAATCAGTATCGAAAAACAGCTAA
- a CDS encoding GAF domain-containing protein, whose protein sequence is MQLPEALENVFASHSEPDAIFHALLPALCNVLQTDRCFLYLRNPYNKNGKVAYCWQRSAEIPAVTDSEWSEEPKSLAAEDPLFSAALQAKPSVYVEDVETANPEVVNLGFERKHFGHRALIHAHLCQDNLLWGILQPCIFGKPRVWSESDRAIVTELEQRLTPLAITYVKTVGI, encoded by the coding sequence ATGCAATTACCTGAAGCTTTAGAAAATGTTTTTGCTTCTCATAGCGAACCTGATGCAATTTTTCATGCCTTGTTACCCGCGTTATGTAACGTGCTACAAACGGATCGGTGCTTTCTGTATCTGCGTAATCCCTATAATAAAAATGGGAAAGTAGCATACTGTTGGCAACGAAGTGCAGAAATACCTGCTGTTACAGATTCAGAGTGGAGTGAAGAACCGAAATCATTAGCCGCAGAAGATCCTTTATTTTCAGCAGCATTACAAGCTAAACCTTCAGTTTATGTAGAAGATGTCGAAACTGCAAATCCTGAAGTTGTTAATTTAGGATTTGAACGCAAACATTTTGGTCATCGCGCCTTAATTCACGCGCATCTGTGTCAAGATAACCTATTGTGGGGAATTTTACAGCCGTGTATTTTTGGCAAACCCAGAGTTTGGAGTGAAAGCGATCGCGCGATCGTGACAGAATTAGAACAACGGTTAACCCCGCTAGCTATAACTTATGTCAAAACTGTGGGAATTTAA